A single region of the Dunckerocampus dactyliophorus isolate RoL2022-P2 chromosome 3, RoL_Ddac_1.1, whole genome shotgun sequence genome encodes:
- the LOC129178526 gene encoding paired amphipathic helix protein Sin3a-like — MKRHVEDQEPIFAAQQQQPNRTPVQGLAESFQHRALAPTTTVIEASSDNMQPSSGIQYSLPQGYQVPTMPQSTSGHGLNNSAQHVGAHAHNIAVQSQGPSLVQGHVHSTAPVTSAQGQQQFQRLKVEDALSYLDQVKLQFGNQPQVYNDFLDIMKEFKSQSIDTPGVISRVSQLFKGHPDLIMGFNTFLPPGYKIEVQTNDLVNVTTPGQIHYITPHGISVQNIPVSGTPSQPVSQHQHQSVPQASSHAAAVTPPVPTQPAVNKINKAMQSPVHTPTSQPNPSIPSYASPRSPSVQSHTPVSSTPSGGPPLQNNQPVEFNHAINYVNKIKNRFQGQPDIYKAFLEILHTYQKEQRNAKEAGGNYTPALTEQEVYTQVARLFKNQEDLLSEFGQFLPDANSSVLLGKTAPDRAESVRNDHGGTVKRPLPNNKQKLSHNGLTVKRPGTVGVSPLLKKKPKIVGKDHGLAEVGKHSTSTETMFFEKVKKALRSSEAYESFLRCLYIFNQEVISRAELVQLVVPFLGKFPELFTWFKNFLGYRESSHGESSHAETLPKERATEGIAMEIDYASCKRLGSSYRALPKSYMQPKCTGRTPLCREVLNDTWVSFPSWSEDSTFVSSKKTQYEEHIYRCEDERFELDVVLETNLATVRALESVQQRLSRMSAEEQVRFKLDNTLGGSSEVIHRKAIQRIYGERAHDIIDGLKKNPTVTVPIVLKRLKIKEEEWREAQRGFNKIWRDQNEKYYLKSLDHQGINFKQNDTKVFRSKTLLNEIELLFDERQERASEETTTPPPSGPHMNLTYDDSQILEDAAALIIHHVKRQVGIQKDDKFKIKQIIHHFIPDLLFTRRGELSDVEEEEAQDMDVDQDGSKKHNGLPGSSPSKSKLLFSNTAAQKLRATDEAYNLFFVNNYWYIFLRLHHILCSRLLQIYGQAEKQIEEDTREREWEKEMFGLQKEKNENPAFQLKMREPMDVDVEDYYSVFLEMVRSLLDGNMEPAQYEDSLREMFTIHAYIAFTMDKLIQSIVRQLQHLVTDDSCARVMDLYLSEMANKATGGTLPTQASRATAEGTYQRKAEHLMSDENCFKLMFMKNQDTVCLTMELLDTEEENSDEPAERWSDVGRYLNSDSASPELREHLAQKPVFLPRNLRRIRKCQRGWEQLQQERMTTGPSDPELQGDKSHIKMECMFKLNSYKVYVCKSEDFMYRHTALTRAHQSHQRVHRRLHRRFQAWLDTWAKEHVTSDMAADSRRWLMGDGQDGLVPCTTTCSLEVLHYLNVNKYRVKYRTQ; from the exons ATGAAGAGGCATGTGGAGGACCAGGAACCAATATTTGCAGCCCAGCAACAGCAGCCAAATCGTACCCCAGTCCAGGGCCTTGCAGAAAGCTTCCAACACAGAGCCCTCGCCCCAACCACTACTGTGATAGAGGCGTCCTCAGACAACATGCAGCCGTCTTCTGGCATCCAGTATTCTCTTCCACAGGGTTACCAG GTGCCTACAATGCCTCAGAGCACAAGTGGACATGGACTTAACAATTCTGCCCAACATGTTGGAGCACATGCACATAACATAGCAGTCCAATCGCAGGGTCCTTCACTAGTCCAAGGCCACGTGCATTCAACTGCACCTGTGACTTCAGCCCAAGGACAGCAGCAGTTTCAGCGATTGAAG GTTGAAGATGCCTTGTCGTACCTGGATCAAGTGAAGCTCCAGTTTGGAAATCAGCCTCAAGTTTATAATGACTTCCTAGACATTATGAAAGAGTTTAAGTCACAGAG CATAGACACTCCTGGTGTTATCAGTCGTGTATCCCAACTCTTCAAGGGCCACCCAGACCTCATCATGGGTTTTAATACATTCTTGCCACCTGGTTATAAAATTGAGGTTCAAACTAACGATCTGGTCAACGTGACCACACCAGGCCAGATTCACTACATCACGCCTCATGGTATATCTGTTCAAAACATCCCAGTAAGTGGAACACCCAGCCAGCCTGTTAGCCAGCATCAGCACCAGAGTGTGCCACAGGCCAGCTCGCACGCTGCTGCTGTCACGCCACCCGTCCCCACCCAGCCTGCAGTAAATAAAATCAACAAG GCGATGCAGTCACCAGTCCACACCCCCACCAGCCAGCCAAACCCATCCATCCCATCTTACGCCTCACCACGGTCACCTTCAGTTCAGTCCCACACTCCTGTGAGCAGCACACCATCTGGTGGTCCACCACTTCAGAACAATCAGCCTGTGGAATTCAACCACGCAATAAACTACGTCAACAAGATCAAGAACCGCTTCCAGGGTCAGCCAGACATTTACAAAGCCTTCCTGGAAATTTTGCATACATACCAG aaaGAACAGAGGAATGCCAAAGAGGCAGGAGGCAATTACACTCCAGCTCTGACTGAGCAGGAAGTCTACACTCAAGTTGCAAGGCTCTTCAAGAACCAGGAAGACCTGCTCTCAGAATTTGGACAGTTCCTGCCTGATGCAAACAGCTCAGTA CTGCTTGGAAAAACTGCACCTGACAGGGCAGAGTCGGTGCGTAATGATCATGGTGGGACGGTCAAGAGACCCCTACCAAACAATAAACAGAAATTAAGCCACAATGGGCTAACGGTCAAGAGACCCGGAACTGTGGGAGTTTCACCTCTTCTCAAG AAGAAACCCAAAATAGTCGGCAAGGACCATGGCCTAGCTGAAGTTGGCAAACACAGCACAAGCACCGAAACCATGTTCTTTGAAAAG GTGAAGAAAGCGTTGAGGAGCTCTGAGGCGTATGAAAGCTTCCTGCGGTGTTTATACATCTTCAACCAGGAGGTGATTTCACGTGCAGAGTTGGTTCAGTTAGTTGTCCCATTTCTTGG AAAATTCCCCGAACTTTTTACATGGTTTAAAAACTTCCTGGGCTACCGAGAATCGAGCCATGGTGAGTCGAGCCATGCGGAGACTTTACCCAAGGAGCGGGCAACTGAGGGCATTGCCATGGAGATTGACTATGCTTCCTGCAAGAGGCTAGGCTCCAGCTACAGAGCGCTACCCAAGAGCTACATGCAGCCTAAATGCACAGGGAGAACCCCACTATGTCGAGAG GTTCTGAATGACACATGGGTGTCGTTTCCATCCTGGTCTGAAGATTCTACTTTTGTAAGCTCCAAAAAGACTCAGTATGAAGAGCACATTTACAGATGTGAGGATGAGCGTTTTGAG CTTGATGTTGTGTTGGAGACCAATCTTGCCACGGTACGAGCCCTCGAGTCAGTCCAACAGAGGCTTTCACGAATGTCGGCGGAGGAGCAGGTGCGCTTCAAGCTGGACAACACGTTGGGGGGCTCCTCAGAGGTCATTCACCGCAAAGCTATCCAGCGAATATACGGGGAAAGAGCGCACGACATCATTGATGGTCTTAAGAAGAACCCAACTGTGACCGTCCCTATAGTGCTAAAAAG GTTAaaaattaaagaggaagagtGGAGAGAAGCCCAGAGAGGCTTCAACAAAATATGGAGGGACCAGAATGAAAAGTATTATCTGAAGTCCCTTGACCACCAAGGCATCAACTTCAAACAGAATGACACCAAAGTGTTTCGCTCAAAAACATTGCTCAATGAAATTGAGCTGCTATTTGACGAG CGTCAGGAGAGGGCATCAGAAGAAACCACCACTCCTCCTCCTAGCGGCCCACACATGAACCTGACGTATGATGATAGTCAGATCCTAGAAGATGCTGCTGCCCTCATTATTCATCATGTCAAGAGACAAGTGGGGATCCAGAAAGATGACAAGTTCAAGATCAAACAGATCATACACCACTTCATCCCAGATCTCCTTTTCACCCGGCGAGGTGAGCTCTCTGAcgttgaggaggaggaagcacaGGATATGGATGTGGATCAAGATGGATCGAAAAAGCACAACGGCCTGCCAGGCAGCAGCCCGTCCAAGTCAAAGCTCCTTTTCAGCAACACAGCAGCTCAGAAGCTGCGGGCCACAGATGAGGCTTATAACTTGTTTTTTGTGAACAACTACTGGTACATCTTCCTTCGCCTCCATCACATTCTCTGCTCTCGTTTACTGCAAATCTATGGGCAGGCCGAGAAGCAGATTGAGGAGGATACCCGCGAGAGAGAATGGGAAAAAGAAATGTTTGGGCTCCAAAAAGAGAAGAATGAGAATCCGGCATTCCAACTTAAGATGAGGGAGCCTA TGGATGTTGATGTAGAGGACTACTACTCTGTCTTTCTGGAAATGGTGCGGAGCCTTCTGGATGGAAACATGGAACCAGCTCAGTATGAGGATTCCTTGAGGGAAATGTTTACTATCCATGCCTACATTGCCTTCACCATGGATAAACTCATTCAGAGTATTGTCCGACAG CTTCAGCACCTTGTCACTGATGACTCATGTGCCCGTGTAATGGACTTGTACCTGAGTGAAATGGCTAATAAAGCCACAGGGGGCACCCTGCCCACACAGGCATCCCGAGCCACAGCTGAGGGGACCTACCAGCGGAAAGCAGAGCATCTCATGTCTGATGAGAACTGCTTCAAG TTGATGTTTATGAAGAACCAAGACACTGTTTGTCTCACCATGGAGCTTCTGGACACAGAGGAGGAGAACTCTGACGAGCCAGCAGAG AGGTGGTCGGATGTGGGCAGGTACCTGAACTCTGATTCGGCATCTCCAGAGCTGCGTGAGCATTTGGCCCAGAAGCCAGTGTTCCTTCCCAG GAACTTGAGAAGAATAAGGAAGTGCCAGAGAGGATGGGAGCAGCTGCAACAGGAGAGGATGACCACGGGCCCCTCCGACCCAGAGTTACAAGGCGACAAGAGCCACATAAAGATGGAGTGCATGTTCAAGCTCAATTCCTACAAGGTGTATGTCTGCAAGTCGGAGGACTTCATGTACAGACACACTGCACTCACACGGGCTCATCAG TCCCACCAGCGGGTCCACAGACGCCTGCACAGACGCTTCCAGGCCTGGTTGGACACCTGGGCCAAAGAGCATGTGACAAGCGACATGGCTGCCGACAGCCGCAGGTGGCTGATGGGAGACGGACAAGACGGCCTAGTGCCCTGTACTACCACCTGCAGCCTGGAGGTCCTCCATTATCTCAATGTTAACAAGTACAGGGTCAAGTACAGAACACAGTAG
- the LOC129178527 gene encoding cellular retinoic acid-binding protein 1 — MPNFAGTWKMKSSENFDELLKALGVNAMLRKVAVAAASKPHVEIRQSGEQFYIKTSTTVRTTEINFHVGEEFNEETVDGRKCKSLATWETENKMYCNQTLLSGNGPKTFWTRELRGDELILTFGADDVVCTRIYVRA, encoded by the exons ATGCCAAATTTCGCAGGCACCTGGAAGATGAAAAGCAGCGAGAATTTTGACGAGTTGCTGAAAGCACTAG GTGTGAATGCCATGCTGAGGAAGGTGGCAGTGGCGGCTGCTTCCAAGCCTCACGTGGAGATCAGACAGAGTGGCGAACAATTCTACATCAAGACTTCCACCACCGTCCGCACCACAGAGATCAACTTCCACGTCGGCGAGGAGTTTAATGAGGAGACAGTGGATGGAAGAAAGTGTAAG AGTCTGGCCACTTGGGAgacagaaaacaaaatgtactgCAACCAGACTCTACTGAGCGGCAACGGGCCCAAAACCTTCTGGACCAGAGAACTCAGAGGGGATGAACTTATATTG ACCTTTGGAGCTGACGACGTTGTGTGCACAAGGATCTACGTACGAGCATAG